GCGCATCCAAGAGTTATCGTAAGATACGCCCCACGTGCGGGAAGCGTTGTGATGTGTGATTTTACTCACTTGTCACGACCAGAAATGGTCAAAGAGCGTCGTGCGATCGTGATCTCAGGCCGCTCTAGTTCATGCAAAGATAGATGCACTGTTGTTCCTGTCAGTATGAAGGAATACAACGATGGAAAATTGATGAACCATAAATTTGAGGCTGGAAAATATCCTTTTTTCAGCAAAGATAAAGATGTGTGGGCGATTTGTGATCACATATATACCGTGTCTCTTTCCAGACTTTGGCAGGTTGTGGTTTTGGGTAGGCCTTCAATCCCTGCAATTTCGGAGGGTGATTTATGTGGAGTGCGGGATATGGCCCGTGCTTTCATTGGACCCGCCCCTTGACAGGCGACACGTTCCGACATACTTTCCCTGCCACTTGCTGACTGGAGCGATCCACGCCAGCCGGCCGCTACCTTGAAAAAGGGTGCGGTTGGGGTAATCCCGAGGGACCCCCGTTAAAAAAAGCGCAGGCGCCAGAGATGGGCCTGCGTTTTGCGTTTTGGCACTTTATACCGCCGCGCAATACTCGCCCCAATCCGCCATCAATTCCCGCCGCTTTTGGAACAGGTCGCCGCGCCTATAAGCCGCCTCGACCGCGTTCCCGATCGAATGCGCCAAGGCCATCTCGACGACGTGATTCGGAGAGTGCGTCGTCTCCGCGGCTCAATCCCTGAAGGTTGAGCCTGCCGAAAGCCCGTAGCCGAGATCACACGCCGAGCGGCCCCGTGGTTCCCGTTCCCTTTCGGCGAGCTTCCGCCTCGCGTTCGGTCAGGACCGCGTGCCAGATTTCGTAAGTCTCGCGCACCATCGCGTCGACGGTGTCGAAA
Above is a genomic segment from Methylocystis rosea containing:
- a CDS encoding type II toxin-antitoxin system PemK/MazF family toxin; the protein is MTSVDYRFTRGSCPIMPHAFRIYKVLKGNGFSDTESDAIASIVEQARTEGARFSREKVANILFDGGFEEAASEAIAEALRNCYGTEKFNIHFDQADLKFKIVRAKIHVERAQFLLDTIFPAVVTRRDAHPRVIVRYAPRAGSVVMCDFTHLSRPEMVKERRAIVISGRSSSCKDRCTVVPVSMKEYNDGKLMNHKFEAGKYPFFSKDKDVWAICDHIYTVSLSRLWQVVVLGRPSIPAISEGDLCGVRDMARAFIGPAP